One part of the Thermodesulfovibrio sp. 3462-1 genome encodes these proteins:
- a CDS encoding FecR domain-containing protein, with amino-acid sequence MKAVIFVILSIFYLSAIAYGAIGEIEKIEGNVLYREHSGIPYKKAKAGLLLNSGSWIKTEPKSWVSLKLSDGSKFTLSDNTELEISEYLLERGRKSGVFYVTQGKIRATVVKLAGQTTNFRVKTPTAVAGIKGTEFMMLAKGQANVFFGNEDTAYISGYDTVEKPLQPDTMIENTRGLTPTEPVKVEKGTLLYDAKIGLSQITGATAPKEWEISGELPNIIARWNINYGHYLVDAGKYEEALYVFQIALDLSDNSGIRADARLERGAVYSRFLKNHEATLAEYLLVLEEYPELSQAETALYLAGITLYEMGFKKQAKQRLLQYKKEYPDGKYLTNIETILKLLEYEK; translated from the coding sequence ATGAAAGCAGTAATTTTTGTTATTTTATCAATATTTTATTTATCAGCAATTGCCTATGGAGCAATTGGAGAGATTGAAAAAATTGAAGGAAATGTTCTTTACAGAGAGCACTCAGGTATTCCCTATAAAAAAGCAAAAGCAGGGCTATTGTTAAACTCTGGTTCCTGGATAAAAACAGAGCCAAAAAGCTGGGTAAGTTTAAAACTCAGCGATGGAAGTAAGTTTACTCTTTCTGATAACACGGAACTTGAGATTTCAGAGTATTTGCTTGAAAGAGGCAGAAAAAGCGGGGTTTTTTATGTAACTCAGGGTAAAATAAGAGCAACCGTTGTAAAACTTGCAGGACAGACAACAAACTTCAGGGTTAAGACTCCCACAGCAGTGGCAGGAATAAAAGGAACAGAATTTATGATGCTTGCAAAAGGACAGGCTAATGTATTTTTCGGCAATGAAGATACAGCATACATCTCAGGATATGATACAGTTGAAAAACCTCTCCAACCTGATACAATGATTGAAAATACAAGAGGACTTACTCCTACAGAGCCTGTAAAAGTAGAAAAAGGCACACTTCTTTATGATGCAAAGATAGGACTTTCACAGATTACAGGAGCAACTGCACCGAAAGAATGGGAGATTTCAGGTGAATTGCCAAATATAATTGCAAGATGGAATATAAATTATGGACATTATCTTGTTGATGCCGGGAAATATGAAGAAGCACTTTATGTATTTCAGATAGCTCTTGACCTGAGTGATAATTCAGGAATAAGAGCAGATGCAAGGCTTGAAAGAGGAGCTGTTTATTCAAGATTTTTAAAAAATCATGAAGCTACACTGGCTGAATATCTGCTTGTGCTTGAGGAGTATCCAGAGCTTTCTCAGGCTGAAACAGCACTTTATCTTGCTGGAATTACTCTTTATGAAATGGGGTTTAAAAAGCAGGCAAAACAAAGGCTTCTTCAGTATAAAAAGGAGTATCCTGATGGAAAATATTTGACAAATATAGAGACAATTTTGAAACTCCTTGAATATGAAAAGTAA
- a CDS encoding ATP-binding cassette domain-containing protein, whose product MIKAIDVTGEFIKKEMNFEIEKGSKTVFIFEKEEQGNEFLKIITGIKNPEKGEIIFMGKNLKETTRDNLFKLRKKTGIVFKTGGLISNLKAWENLILPALYHKLDDEEKIIKKGIELLRKLEFKKEPMSSVAELTNFEKRIIGIARAVLMNPEIIILEYPLYGLEESKKKWLIEKIQELAGSKTLLYILDSERESLLIEKADLIKYAEN is encoded by the coding sequence ATGATAAAAGCTATTGATGTAACTGGTGAATTTATTAAAAAAGAAATGAACTTTGAGATTGAAAAAGGTTCAAAAACTGTTTTTATTTTTGAAAAGGAAGAGCAAGGAAATGAGTTTTTAAAAATCATTACAGGTATTAAAAATCCTGAAAAAGGAGAAATCATATTCATGGGAAAGAACCTGAAAGAAACAACAAGGGATAACCTTTTTAAATTAAGAAAAAAAACAGGAATTGTTTTCAAAACAGGAGGACTCATAAGTAATTTAAAGGCATGGGAAAATTTAATACTTCCTGCTCTTTATCATAAATTGGATGATGAGGAAAAAATTATTAAAAAAGGGATTGAATTACTTAGAAAACTTGAGTTTAAAAAAGAACCAATGAGCAGTGTTGCAGAGCTTACAAATTTTGAAAAAAGGATCATAGGAATTGCAAGGGCAGTTTTAATGAATCCTGAAATCATTATCTTGGAATATCCCCTTTATGGACTTGAAGAATCAAAGAAAAAGTGGCTTATTGAGAAAATACAGGAATTGGCAGGTAGTAAAACACTGCTTTACATTCTTGATTCAGAAAGAGAAAGTTTATTAATTGAAAAGGCAGATTTAATTAAATATGCAGAAAATTAA
- a CDS encoding DUF485 domain-containing protein: MNEKILNSTEFKSLVRSKNAISLILTIAELVVYFGFVLLIAYSKEFLGQKIYGPVTVGIPIGIGVIVISWIFTGIYVAWSNKKYDQKVAEIKEKLGGE, encoded by the coding sequence ATGAATGAAAAAATTTTGAATTCAACGGAATTCAAAAGTCTTGTAAGAAGTAAAAATGCGATTTCTCTGATTCTTACAATAGCTGAGTTAGTTGTTTATTTTGGTTTTGTTCTGCTTATAGCTTACAGCAAAGAGTTCCTCGGTCAGAAAATCTATGGACCAGTTACTGTGGGTATTCCAATTGGAATCGGAGTAATAGTTATTTCGTGGATTTTTACAGGAATTTATGTAGCATGGTCAAACAAGAAATATGATCAAAAAGTAGCAGAAATTAAAGAAAAATTAGGAGGTGAATAA
- a CDS encoding transglutaminase domain-containing protein: MKKFKILITLIIFVSFLVNAYNAFSKTLILEGSLQSKIQLIQQMRFEVTKPLESLSFRFALPKDFTNKFVSQRIESLDIKIEPEPEKFEKEIDRYGNHWGIASWRNLYKSVTVTVRFEVFVGSEIKAENSHAEFPLKNIPESERLFLKSTALVQSENPEIIKLSRALTDKATTEYEAVTRILNWVADNVKYTYNPPHFDALWTLKTGKGNCQNFAHLAVALLRASGIPARVVGGISLKESWKIPLGKSFLVQSMGQGGHAWIEIYFSDLGWLSYDPQQSKQFTSTRHIKQTHALESDEVNDTWRASPYLPAYSETVQAKFLFDKIHIAPKASENYPKSYLLSNKMIVKKETELQPAPPPPPPPPSLPKEKVFEFGNMDFPNLVELYQISGDKAMKILDKETAEYVTSKYIYAQAFKVDEPLEIEKISLAMRKFGGDGTVYVDLVYDENSKPGLKGVRSNPVFLESIQKKPGYYWIDFTFPDKVRIEKGRYWIVLRHSGDVIMNWFFIPGNPYGDADDTRSTLKGYRWEDILNYDFVFKVRAKRQ, encoded by the coding sequence ATGAAAAAATTTAAGATATTGATAACTTTAATAATTTTTGTAAGCTTCCTTGTCAATGCATATAATGCTTTTTCAAAAACTCTTATTCTTGAAGGTTCTCTTCAAAGCAAAATCCAACTAATCCAGCAAATGCGTTTTGAAGTAACAAAGCCTCTTGAAAGCTTGAGTTTTAGATTTGCCCTTCCAAAAGATTTCACAAATAAGTTCGTGTCTCAGAGAATTGAAAGTCTTGATATAAAAATTGAGCCAGAGCCAGAAAAATTTGAAAAGGAAATTGATAGATATGGAAATCATTGGGGTATTGCAAGCTGGAGAAATCTCTATAAATCTGTAACAGTAACAGTAAGATTTGAAGTCTTTGTTGGATCTGAAATAAAAGCAGAGAATTCTCATGCAGAGTTTCCTTTAAAAAATATTCCAGAGTCAGAGAGACTTTTTCTAAAATCTACAGCATTGGTGCAATCAGAAAATCCTGAAATTATAAAACTTAGCCGTGCACTTACAGATAAAGCAACAACAGAATATGAAGCTGTAACAAGAATACTTAACTGGGTTGCTGACAATGTAAAATATACATATAATCCTCCCCATTTTGATGCTTTATGGACATTGAAAACAGGCAAAGGAAACTGTCAGAACTTTGCCCATCTTGCAGTAGCACTGCTAAGAGCATCTGGAATTCCTGCAAGAGTAGTTGGTGGCATATCTTTAAAAGAGTCGTGGAAAATTCCTCTTGGTAAAAGCTTTCTTGTTCAAAGCATGGGGCAGGGAGGACATGCATGGATTGAAATTTACTTTAGTGATCTTGGATGGCTAAGTTATGACCCTCAACAGTCAAAACAATTTACATCAACAAGACACATAAAACAAACCCACGCTCTTGAATCAGATGAAGTCAATGATACATGGAGAGCTTCTCCATACTTACCAGCATACAGTGAAACAGTTCAGGCAAAGTTTCTTTTTGATAAAATTCACATAGCACCTAAAGCTTCAGAGAATTATCCCAAATCTTATCTTTTAAGTAATAAAATGATAGTTAAAAAGGAAACAGAATTACAGCCTGCACCACCACCTCCTCCACCACCTCCATCACTGCCAAAAGAAAAAGTATTTGAATTCGGGAATATGGATTTCCCAAATCTCGTTGAACTATATCAGATTTCAGGAGACAAAGCAATGAAAATACTTGATAAGGAAACAGCAGAGTATGTTACATCAAAATATATCTATGCGCAGGCATTCAAAGTTGATGAACCATTAGAGATTGAAAAAATTTCACTTGCAATGAGAAAATTCGGTGGTGATGGAACTGTGTATGTTGATCTTGTATATGACGAAAACAGTAAGCCCGGACTTAAAGGTGTGAGATCAAATCCTGTATTTCTTGAAAGCATTCAGAAAAAACCAGGTTATTACTGGATTGATTTTACCTTCCCCGATAAGGTAAGGATAGAAAAAGGCAGATACTGGATAGTGCTAAGGCATTCTGGAGATGTGATTATGAATTGGTTTTTCATCCCGGGAAATCCCTACGGAGATGCTGATGATACCCGTTCAACTCTTAAAGGATACCGATGGGAAGATATTTTAAACTATGACTTTGTATTCAAAGTGAGGGCAAAAAGACAGTGA
- a CDS encoding 3'-5' exonuclease, whose amino-acid sequence MFSIFKKKRKIPEYKGVSIADTEFTVVDTELTGLSEMKDTIIAIGCIKMKGKSIKIGEIFYRTIKPESFVKKDSILVHEITPTELEVCPEISPILREYLSFVKNSVIVGHCVSIDIAFLKKAIREYLKQLYEPVSIDTFCIYSWLIQKGLLPESFLKNNSLKDVALSLGIEPKQLHDALSDAFITAQVFQKLVTLLGNIKIYTLQEIMDIGNPNISGYMGVNKNQTFQF is encoded by the coding sequence ATGTTTTCAATTTTTAAGAAAAAGAGAAAAATTCCTGAATACAAAGGAGTATCAATTGCTGATACAGAGTTTACAGTTGTTGATACAGAGCTTACAGGGCTTAGTGAAATGAAAGATACCATTATTGCAATAGGGTGTATAAAAATGAAAGGTAAATCCATAAAAATAGGAGAGATATTTTACAGAACTATAAAACCAGAGAGTTTTGTAAAAAAAGACAGTATATTGGTTCATGAAATTACACCAACAGAGCTGGAAGTCTGTCCAGAAATATCTCCGATATTAAGAGAATATCTTTCCTTTGTAAAGAATTCAGTAATTGTAGGGCATTGTGTATCAATTGATATTGCTTTTTTAAAAAAAGCTATTCGCGAATATCTTAAACAACTCTACGAGCCTGTATCGATAGATACATTTTGCATTTATAGTTGGCTTATTCAGAAGGGTTTATTACCTGAAAGTTTTTTAAAAAACAATTCATTAAAAGATGTTGCTTTATCACTCGGGATTGAACCAAAACAATTACATGATGCTTTATCTGACGCATTTATTACTGCTCAAGTTTTTCAAAAGCTTGTAACATTGCTTGGAAATATTAAGATTTATACACTCCAGGAAATTATGGACATAGGCAATCCCAATATATCCGGATATATGGGAGTTAATAAAAATCAAACATTTCAATTTTAA
- a CDS encoding DUF294 nucleotidyltransferase-like domain-containing protein yields MMVKIIEDTIEFLKNVPPFEFLDTEIINSVAVKTSMEYYPKGTYILIQDGSPSEFLYIIKKGGVKVYRRANAEEVTIDFRSEGDSFGFVSLISGDKSRANVVAIDDTICYLIPKDTILNLINKYPEVRDFYLKSFMNIYLDKKYAEETSKRALTGTVDKLLFTTSVEEIASKNVISIPEHTPIREAAGIMCENRISSLIIMNSEGIPVGIITDKDLRRKVVAAARDVNEPVKNIMSFPIIKIDAKDYCFEAIVRMLKYNIHHLLVIKNGQVSGIITNHDIMMLQGLSPVTIVRDIEMQQNIEGIINASKQITNLVGNLLQQGAKASNITRIIAEINDRIVRKIIQFAEREFGPAPIPYCWIALGSEGRKEQTFKTDQDNALIYAEPPAGQEESIRRYFLEFTSYVKENLLKCGFPACPGDIMASNPRWCQPIKVWKKYFSQWVYTPKGESITLSNIFFDFRAIYGDFSLEESLKDYLLNIVKDQRVFLGYLANLAVKNKPPLGFFKTFVVEKSGEHKDKLNIKIKGIAPIVDIVRLFSLEKGIRETSTLERIEALKNKHAVVKDYAEEIIYAFEFLMLLRIKHQYEQVIQGKMPDNFINPETLSNLEKKLLKDTFHLISRLQDILIEKYKLMII; encoded by the coding sequence ATGATGGTCAAAATAATAGAAGATACAATAGAATTTCTTAAAAATGTTCCACCCTTTGAGTTTTTAGATACAGAGATTATAAACTCTGTAGCAGTTAAAACCTCTATGGAGTACTATCCAAAGGGCACCTATATACTCATTCAAGATGGTTCACCGAGCGAATTTCTTTACATTATAAAAAAAGGTGGAGTAAAAGTTTACAGACGAGCTAATGCAGAAGAAGTAACAATTGATTTTCGAAGTGAAGGTGATTCATTCGGCTTTGTATCTTTAATAAGTGGAGACAAATCCCGAGCCAATGTTGTTGCTATAGATGATACAATTTGTTATCTAATTCCGAAAGATACGATTCTGAATCTCATAAACAAATATCCTGAAGTAAGAGATTTTTATCTGAAGTCTTTTATGAATATATATCTTGATAAAAAATATGCTGAAGAAACTTCAAAACGAGCTTTAACAGGCACAGTTGATAAGCTTCTTTTTACTACCAGTGTTGAAGAAATCGCATCCAAAAATGTTATTTCCATACCAGAGCATACTCCAATAAGAGAAGCTGCTGGGATAATGTGTGAAAATAGAATAAGCTCTCTCATTATAATGAATTCTGAAGGAATTCCTGTTGGAATAATAACAGACAAAGACCTTAGAAGAAAGGTAGTTGCAGCTGCAAGAGATGTTAATGAACCTGTTAAAAACATAATGAGCTTTCCGATAATCAAAATTGATGCAAAGGATTACTGTTTTGAAGCAATTGTCAGAATGCTCAAATATAACATTCATCATCTTCTTGTAATTAAAAATGGTCAAGTTAGTGGAATAATTACAAATCATGACATCATGATGCTTCAAGGTCTTTCTCCAGTGACAATAGTAAGAGATATAGAGATGCAGCAAAATATTGAGGGAATTATTAATGCTTCAAAACAAATTACTAATCTTGTTGGGAATTTACTTCAGCAAGGAGCAAAAGCGAGCAATATTACAAGAATCATTGCGGAAATTAATGACAGAATAGTTAGAAAAATAATTCAATTTGCTGAAAGAGAATTTGGACCTGCTCCAATTCCTTACTGCTGGATAGCTCTCGGGTCTGAAGGAAGAAAAGAGCAGACCTTCAAAACTGACCAGGACAATGCTTTAATTTATGCAGAACCACCAGCAGGACAGGAAGAATCAATAAGAAGATATTTTCTTGAATTTACGAGCTATGTTAAAGAAAATCTTCTTAAATGCGGATTTCCAGCATGTCCAGGAGACATTATGGCAAGCAATCCAAGATGGTGTCAGCCTATTAAAGTCTGGAAAAAATACTTTTCACAGTGGGTATACACACCAAAAGGAGAATCAATAACTCTTTCCAATATATTTTTTGATTTTAGAGCTATTTATGGAGATTTTTCTCTTGAAGAATCTCTCAAGGACTATCTTTTAAATATCGTTAAAGACCAGCGAGTTTTTTTAGGTTATCTTGCAAATCTTGCTGTAAAAAACAAGCCTCCCTTAGGATTTTTCAAAACTTTTGTAGTTGAAAAAAGCGGAGAACATAAAGACAAGCTTAATATAAAAATAAAAGGCATTGCCCCAATTGTTGATATTGTTAGACTTTTTAGCCTTGAAAAAGGCATAAGAGAGACTTCTACCTTAGAAAGAATTGAAGCACTTAAAAATAAACACGCAGTAGTTAAAGACTATGCAGAAGAAATAATTTACGCATTTGAATTCCTGATGCTTTTAAGAATAAAGCATCAGTATGAGCAGGTAATTCAAGGAAAGATGCCAGATAATTTTATAAATCCGGAAACACTGAGCAATCTTGAAAAAAAGTTGCTCAAAGATACATTTCATCTTATATCAAGGCTGCAGGATATTTTAATTGAAAAATATAAGCTTATGATTATTTGA
- a CDS encoding MlaD family protein — translation MQKINQTDPRFVFLKSKVFLFIAIALTGMSILLFFVAKKTELFIKTENFYFMTTKATGLYNGMPVKVSGFKIGRVKDMQLQDNGFVKVVLSIEKNHAKWFKEGTVAIFDKEGFIGESYIEILPGDGKPLKPGQSIKFFKQAGIEEIAGELKGEISEILQGIKETINYINEPQGNIKKSIENIEKISRNLIETTEQINRLVRELNRKTPEIADKSEKTIQELTDLIKSLQKLSQELNETATAIREVTKEDLPIMVEKAKKSMQDIDDILQSIKGLWPIREGIKRQEIKPVEADTYEK, via the coding sequence ATGCAGAAAATTAATCAGACAGATCCAAGATTTGTTTTTCTCAAAAGTAAAGTTTTTCTATTTATTGCAATAGCTCTCACAGGAATGAGCATCCTTCTTTTTTTCGTTGCAAAAAAGACAGAACTATTTATAAAGACAGAAAACTTCTACTTTATGACAACAAAGGCAACAGGACTTTACAATGGCATGCCTGTTAAAGTATCAGGATTCAAAATTGGAAGAGTTAAAGATATGCAACTTCAGGATAATGGGTTTGTAAAAGTAGTCCTTTCCATAGAAAAAAATCATGCTAAATGGTTCAAGGAAGGCACAGTGGCAATTTTTGACAAGGAGGGATTTATTGGTGAGTCTTACATTGAAATTTTGCCTGGAGACGGAAAGCCTCTAAAGCCAGGTCAATCAATAAAGTTTTTCAAGCAGGCTGGGATTGAAGAGATTGCAGGAGAACTCAAGGGAGAGATTTCCGAGATTCTTCAGGGTATAAAGGAAACGATAAACTATATCAATGAACCACAGGGTAACATCAAAAAAAGCATTGAAAACATTGAGAAAATATCCAGAAATTTAATAGAGACCACAGAGCAAATTAACAGGCTTGTTAGAGAGCTTAACAGGAAAACACCTGAAATAGCTGATAAATCAGAAAAAACAATACAGGAACTTACTGATCTTATAAAATCTCTTCAAAAACTTTCTCAAGAACTTAATGAAACAGCAACAGCAATTAGAGAAGTAACAAAGGAGGACTTACCCATAATGGTTGAAAAGGCAAAAAAAAGCATGCAGGACATTGATGATATACTTCAGAGCATAAAAGGGCTATGGCCCATAAGAGAAGGAATTAAAAGACAGGAAATAAAGCCTGTAGAGGCAGATACCTATGAAAAATAG
- a CDS encoding ABC transporter permease, which yields MSPVREVLLRQIYFTGIQAVPAVTISGLLIGFVIVLQTASIAGVGSSNVIGKILLWLVLREIGPFFTGLIILARSGSAIATELATMKLGREIEYLEAMGIKPEVYLIKSRLYGMICSAIVLSLYFQLTALFGGIFLATLISGVSFSDYGDAIVSKFSFKEVVISFTKSFVFGFAIALICMWHGLSVMKSPTEVPQRATKAVAGSLFSLFLLDVIIDFIAKIIE from the coding sequence ATGTCACCTGTTAGAGAAGTTCTTTTACGACAGATATACTTCACAGGAATTCAGGCAGTTCCTGCAGTAACAATCTCAGGATTGTTAATAGGCTTTGTTATAGTTCTTCAAACAGCCTCAATAGCAGGTGTAGGCTCAAGCAATGTGATTGGTAAGATACTTTTATGGCTTGTTCTTAGAGAAATTGGTCCCTTTTTTACAGGACTTATAATTCTTGCAAGAAGTGGTTCTGCAATTGCTACAGAGCTTGCAACAATGAAACTTGGCAGAGAAATTGAGTATCTTGAAGCAATGGGAATAAAGCCTGAAGTTTATTTAATAAAATCAAGACTGTATGGGATGATATGTTCTGCTATTGTTCTTTCTTTATATTTTCAGCTTACAGCCTTGTTTGGGGGCATTTTTCTGGCAACTCTTATAAGTGGAGTTTCTTTTTCAGATTACGGAGATGCTATTGTATCAAAGTTTTCCTTTAAAGAAGTCGTTATATCTTTTACAAAGTCTTTTGTTTTCGGGTTTGCTATTGCTCTAATTTGTATGTGGCATGGGCTTTCTGTTATGAAAAGTCCCACTGAAGTGCCCCAGAGAGCAACAAAAGCTGTTGCTGGAAGTCTTTTTTCATTGTTTCTGCTTGATGTTATAATAGACTTTATTGCGAAAATTATTGAATGA
- a CDS encoding tetratricopeptide repeat protein, with protein sequence MKNRLKSSGVILLFFFIIQGCYKAPIEQPYRITELNNLILQANKAFERGQNERAKHLYTEALKKSRLIQDDNATVIILISLSRLYTSEDQIKEAKKFIDTAIELSRKASLPEDTIEELDFERARIGFIVNEDAEELLRKLIFSKFPIIRIKSLNLLARVKIKQNKNDEAEKLLNEAIEINQKISRIEAANSLRLLGIVYSDRDKKRAESYLLRALEIDRELAIPKKIALDMQTLAIFYEKIGDREKAKEYFMKAHEIWKGLNKDDVE encoded by the coding sequence ATGAAAAATAGATTGAAAAGTTCAGGAGTAATTCTTTTATTCTTTTTCATCATTCAGGGATGCTATAAAGCACCTATTGAGCAACCTTACAGGATAACAGAGTTGAATAATTTGATTCTACAGGCAAATAAAGCCTTTGAAAGAGGACAAAATGAAAGAGCAAAACATCTTTACACAGAGGCTTTAAAAAAATCCCGTTTAATTCAGGATGACAATGCCACTGTCATAATTTTAATAAGTCTGTCAAGGCTTTATACATCAGAGGACCAGATAAAGGAGGCTAAAAAATTTATTGACACAGCAATAGAGCTTTCCAGGAAAGCATCTTTACCCGAGGATACCATTGAAGAGCTTGATTTTGAAAGGGCAAGAATAGGCTTTATTGTCAATGAGGATGCGGAAGAGCTCTTAAGAAAACTCATTTTTTCAAAGTTCCCCATCATAAGGATAAAATCATTAAATCTTCTTGCAAGAGTTAAGATAAAGCAAAATAAAAATGATGAAGCTGAAAAATTACTCAATGAAGCAATTGAAATTAACCAGAAAATAAGCAGAATTGAAGCGGCAAATTCATTAAGACTTCTTGGCATTGTTTATTCAGATAGGGACAAAAAAAGAGCAGAAAGCTATCTTCTTAGAGCACTGGAAATTGACAGAGAACTGGCAATTCCGAAAAAAATAGCTCTTGATATGCAAACTCTTGCCATTTTTTATGAAAAAATTGGTGACCGGGAAAAAGCAAAAGAATATTTTATGAAAGCCCACGAAATCTGGAAAGGACTTAACAAAGATGATGTTGAGTAA
- the actP gene encoding cation/acetate symporter ActP, with the protein MQTVLGQPTLTGIFFFLLFVSITLYITYWAAKRTRTTTEFYAAGRSITGLQNGLALAGDYMSAASFLGIAGLVSLKGYDGLIYAVGWLVGWPIVTFLIAEPLRNLGKYTFADVVAYRLKQRPIRTAAATGALITVLFYLIAQMVGAGSLIKLMFGLPYEVAIIIVGCLMIAYVLFGGMLATTWVQIIKAFLLLGGATLLVLLTLYKFGFNYVELFSTVTAKYGDKFVQPGGLIKNPIDAISLGIALMFGTAGLPHILMRFYTVPDAKEARKSVFYATGFIGYFYILTFTIGFGAAALVGQQIISKIDKGGNMAAPLLAEALGGEIFLGFLAAVAFATILAVVAGLTLAGASAVSHDIYVGVVKRGKADEKQEVRAAKIATLCLGVLAIILGIVFKGQNVAFMVGLAFAVAASANFPALLMSIFWRKFTTTGAVWSIYTGLILSVVLIILSPTVWVDILKNPQPIFPLKNPGIVSFFASFAIGILVSLLTQEKEAEAKFESEKIRSYIGVGAE; encoded by the coding sequence ATGCAAACAGTTTTAGGACAACCAACTTTAACAGGTATATTTTTCTTTCTTTTATTTGTATCAATAACCCTTTACATTACCTATTGGGCTGCAAAAAGAACAAGAACAACAACAGAATTTTACGCAGCAGGAAGAAGTATAACAGGATTACAAAATGGTTTAGCTCTGGCTGGAGACTACATGTCTGCTGCAAGCTTTCTTGGAATAGCTGGATTGGTCTCCCTTAAAGGATACGATGGATTAATTTATGCAGTGGGTTGGCTTGTTGGCTGGCCAATTGTTACGTTCCTCATAGCAGAACCATTAAGAAATCTCGGTAAATATACTTTTGCAGATGTTGTTGCTTACAGACTTAAGCAAAGACCAATAAGAACAGCAGCAGCAACAGGAGCTTTAATAACAGTGCTTTTTTATCTCATTGCGCAAATGGTTGGTGCAGGCTCATTGATAAAGCTTATGTTTGGTCTACCCTACGAGGTTGCCATAATAATTGTAGGTTGTCTTATGATAGCCTATGTTCTTTTTGGTGGGATGCTTGCTACTACATGGGTTCAGATTATAAAAGCTTTTTTACTATTAGGTGGTGCTACTTTGCTGGTTTTGCTCACTCTTTATAAGTTTGGTTTCAATTATGTTGAACTATTTTCAACGGTCACAGCAAAGTATGGAGATAAATTTGTTCAGCCTGGTGGCTTAATAAAAAATCCAATTGATGCAATATCTCTTGGAATTGCTTTGATGTTTGGAACTGCAGGGCTGCCTCATATACTCATGAGATTTTACACTGTTCCAGATGCTAAAGAGGCAAGAAAATCAGTATTTTACGCAACAGGATTCATTGGATATTTTTATATCCTCACATTTACAATAGGTTTTGGCGCAGCTGCATTAGTAGGACAACAAATTATAAGTAAAATTGACAAAGGTGGCAACATGGCAGCTCCTCTTTTAGCAGAGGCACTGGGTGGAGAAATTTTCCTTGGATTTTTAGCTGCTGTTGCTTTTGCAACAATACTTGCAGTGGTTGCTGGTTTGACCTTAGCAGGTGCTTCAGCAGTATCTCATGACATTTATGTTGGTGTTGTTAAAAGAGGAAAGGCAGATGAAAAACAAGAAGTAAGAGCAGCTAAGATTGCTACTTTATGTCTTGGCGTACTTGCTATAATTCTCGGTATAGTATTCAAAGGTCAGAATGTAGCTTTCATGGTAGGATTAGCCTTTGCTGTAGCTGCTTCTGCAAATTTCCCAGCATTGCTAATGTCAATTTTCTGGAGAAAGTTTACAACCACTGGAGCTGTATGGAGCATTTATACAGGGTTGATTTTGAGTGTGGTTTTAATCATTTTAAGCCCTACTGTATGGGTTGATATTCTTAAAAATCCTCAGCCAATATTTCCACTAAAAAATCCGGGGATAGTTTCTTTCTTTGCTTCCTTTGCTATTGGTATTTTAGTATCTCTTTTAACACAAGAAAAAGAAGCTGAGGCAAAATTTGAATCTGAAAAAATTAGATCCTACATTGGAGTTGGAGCAGAATAA